From the genome of Nicotiana sylvestris chromosome 2, ASM39365v2, whole genome shotgun sequence, one region includes:
- the LOC138885846 gene encoding uncharacterized protein: MDCNAIVEEEEEEEDLTIQTVLGEWASKNTKILPYLHYVQELMKVFTKVEFKHVPRIQNEFADALATLSSMIQHLDKNFIDPIPIRIHNHPAYCAYVEEETDGNPWFHDIKEYLAKGEYAEHANHT, encoded by the exons ATGGACTGTAATgcaatagttgaggaggaggaggaggaggaagaccttacAATTCAGACC GTTCTAGGGGAATGGGCTTCAAAGAAtaccaagatattgccatatttgcaCTATGTACAAGAGTTGATGAAAGTATTCACAAAGGTAGAGTTCAAACATGTTCcgagaatccagaatgagttcgcagatgcattagccactttgtcctccatgatacaacacctggacaagaatttcatcgaccCCATTCCAATAAGAATCCATAATCATCCAGCTTATTGTGcttatgttgaagaagaaacggatgggaatccgtggttccatgatatcaaggaatacttggcaaaaggagaatacgcggagcatgcaaatcatacttag
- the LOC138885845 gene encoding uncharacterized protein: MNGVVETTNKNIKKIQRKMVDNHKQWHKKLPFALLGYRTTFRTSTRANPYMFVYGTEAVIPAKVEIPSLKIIQEAELSDAEWIQSRYERLSLIDGKRMNVVIQEVTIFQTGATFALVSVHNVHKLQMF, translated from the exons ATGAATGGAGTCGTGGAAAcaaccaacaagaacatcaagaaaattcaaaggaaaatggtagacaaccacaagcaatggcacaagaaattaccatttgccttATTGGGATATCGTACTACATTCCGCACATCAACCAGAGCAAATCCCTACATGTTTGTTTATGGTACTGAAGCTGTCATTCCTGCCaaagttgaaattccttctctCAAAATTATACAAGAAGcagaactcagtgatgcagaatggatacaAAGTCGTTATGAACGATTATCCCTTatcgatgggaaaagaatgaatgtg GTAATCCAAGAAGTAACCATTTTTCAAACGGGAGCAACCTTCGCTCTGGTTTCCGTTCATAACGTTCACAAACTGCAAATGTTTTAA